The proteins below come from a single Cytobacillus luteolus genomic window:
- a CDS encoding YtzH-like family protein, translated as MPLNHTDQMHILKDILSNQQTDCCGTVAECEQMERLIKSLMINTDIDHNVKSVLQDIYSYSQNGKYTQSLDNHIDNHRTELTQWINDIDSFS; from the coding sequence ATGCCACTAAATCATACAGACCAAATGCATATATTAAAGGATATATTGTCAAATCAACAAACTGACTGCTGTGGGACAGTTGCTGAGTGTGAACAAATGGAGAGACTTATTAAATCCTTAATGATTAATACAGACATTGATCACAATGTAAAATCTGTTCTACAGGACATTTACTCTTACAGCCAAAATGGAAAATATACACAATCACTTGATAATCATATAGACAACCACAGAACTGAACTAACTCAATGGATAAATGATATTGATTCCTTCAGCTAA
- a CDS encoding phosphotransferase family protein, translating to MQLKVNWLDYILDDEWEIFPAGGATGDAYFAQLNDKRLFLKRNSSPFLAVLSAEGIVPKLMWTRRLENGDVITAQHWINGRELKAQDMNGPDIAHLLRKIHHSNELLDMLKRLQKKPLHPEEILLDITKRLEKEKDLSKLATITEGLHFLEMELQNIQYEQKVVCHCDVNHNNWLETGDKQLYLIDWDGAMIADPAIDIGLLLHWYIDKEDWDSWLELYGLELTDNLRLRMKWYVVSQTILSILWYNTKDLQKETQHWINYLQSLTS from the coding sequence TTGCAATTGAAGGTGAATTGGTTGGATTATATATTAGATGATGAATGGGAGATATTCCCTGCAGGTGGAGCGACAGGAGATGCTTACTTTGCTCAATTAAATGACAAGAGGCTCTTCTTAAAGCGAAATTCATCACCATTTTTAGCTGTTTTATCCGCAGAAGGGATTGTACCTAAATTAATGTGGACAAGACGTTTAGAAAATGGTGATGTTATTACCGCACAACATTGGATAAATGGTCGTGAGCTAAAAGCACAGGACATGAATGGTCCAGACATTGCTCATTTACTTCGTAAAATTCACCATTCAAACGAACTGCTAGATATGTTAAAAAGACTACAAAAAAAACCTCTTCATCCTGAAGAGATTTTATTAGATATTACTAAACGTTTAGAGAAAGAGAAGGACCTTTCTAAGCTTGCAACCATCACAGAAGGACTTCATTTTTTAGAAATGGAGCTGCAAAATATACAATATGAGCAGAAAGTAGTTTGTCACTGTGATGTGAATCATAATAATTGGCTAGAAACTGGAGATAAACAACTGTATCTTATTGACTGGGATGGAGCAATGATAGCTGATCCTGCAATAGATATAGGACTTTTGCTACACTGGTATATAGATAAGGAAGACTGGGATTCTTGGCTAGAATTATATGGCCTGGAACTAACAGATAACCTTCGATTACGCATGAAATGGTATGTAGTATCACAGACAATCTTATCGATTCTTTGGTACAACACAAAAGATCTTCAAAAAGAGACACAGCACTGGATCAATTACCTCCAAAGCCTTACTTCATAA
- the pulA gene encoding type I pullulanase — translation MEPIVRNFEAYLDELTVITVLLPKSHYGGESQTFTLCKKDLDMELDIINKHDIDTHIKYVCTFTAVLSIGDEYIVKDEHGHQTDLQVGAVIRTKDFDELYSYDGADLGVLYSLSESTFKVWAPSSTSVKLKIFDENQEQVDIYQMTREQNGVWELTIPGDLEGLFYTYLVCVNRSWREAVDPYTKAVSINGEYGVIINLEKTKVDHITLSPFHKATDAIIYETHVRDFSIDSESGIKQKGKYLGITEINTKGPQGTISGLSYLLDLGITHVELLPVNDFYGVKEDSNTEEYNWGYNPLHYNVPEGSYCSNPRDPYNRIIELKNVVETLHEHGLRVIIDVVYNHVYIREESSFEKIVPGYYFRHDKYGMPSNGTGVGNDIASERKMARKFIVDSVSFWLKEFNVDGFRFDLMGILDVETMNSIRRAVDEMNPDVLILGEGWDLNTPLPIDNKASIRNSQRMPRIAHFNDRFRDGIKGSTFNLYDRGFALGNLHKMIEAKESIAGSVSFTKGHKGLFLEPTQTVNYVESHDNHTLWDKLIVCNSHESDEILKKRHLLATAMVLLSQGIPFLHSGQEFFRTKQGVENSYKSPDAINKLDWSRKHKYLEEVEYIKGLIAIRKAHGAFRFDSTAQIRNHLKFYDVPEGILMYSLFNVEKYGPWSSILVIHSNSCQSKEVKLPCHGNWFVACKGKKAGIEPLFTLQEAQVIVDPISTMVLFEKVGNQ, via the coding sequence ATCGAACCAATAGTACGTAATTTTGAGGCTTATCTAGATGAGTTAACAGTTATTACTGTTCTGCTTCCTAAATCTCATTATGGAGGGGAGAGTCAAACTTTTACTCTCTGTAAAAAGGATCTAGACATGGAGCTTGATATTATTAACAAACATGATATTGATACACACATAAAATATGTATGTACCTTCACAGCCGTTCTATCTATTGGAGATGAATACATTGTAAAAGATGAGCATGGGCATCAAACCGATTTACAAGTCGGGGCTGTTATCCGGACAAAAGACTTTGATGAGCTGTACTCTTATGATGGAGCTGATCTTGGTGTTTTATATTCACTTTCAGAATCAACATTTAAAGTATGGGCTCCCTCTTCGACGAGTGTAAAATTAAAAATATTTGATGAAAATCAGGAACAAGTAGATATTTATCAAATGACAAGAGAGCAGAATGGAGTTTGGGAGTTAACGATACCAGGTGATTTAGAGGGACTTTTCTATACTTATTTAGTCTGTGTGAATCGTAGTTGGAGAGAAGCTGTTGATCCATATACAAAGGCAGTTTCTATTAACGGTGAATATGGAGTAATTATTAATCTAGAAAAAACAAAGGTTGATCATATCACTCTTTCACCATTTCATAAAGCAACAGATGCCATTATTTATGAGACTCATGTACGGGATTTTTCTATCGATTCTGAAAGTGGAATTAAACAGAAAGGAAAATACTTAGGGATAACGGAAATAAACACGAAGGGTCCTCAGGGGACTATATCCGGCTTGTCCTATTTATTAGACTTAGGAATCACACATGTAGAGTTACTGCCTGTAAATGATTTTTATGGTGTCAAAGAGGACAGTAATACTGAAGAATATAACTGGGGCTATAACCCTTTGCACTATAATGTTCCTGAAGGCAGTTATTGTTCGAATCCGAGGGACCCTTATAATCGAATTATTGAACTAAAGAATGTGGTTGAAACATTACATGAACATGGACTACGAGTGATTATTGATGTTGTGTATAACCATGTATATATAAGGGAAGAGTCGTCCTTTGAAAAAATTGTTCCAGGTTACTACTTCAGACATGATAAATATGGTATGCCATCAAATGGAACTGGGGTAGGAAATGATATTGCTTCAGAACGCAAAATGGCACGAAAATTTATTGTGGATTCAGTTAGTTTCTGGTTAAAGGAATTTAATGTGGATGGGTTTCGCTTTGATCTAATGGGGATATTGGATGTCGAAACAATGAATTCCATAAGAAGAGCAGTTGACGAAATGAATCCAGACGTTCTTATTTTAGGAGAAGGGTGGGACTTAAACACACCACTACCTATTGATAATAAAGCCTCTATCCGAAATTCACAAAGGATGCCTAGAATTGCCCACTTTAATGACAGATTTAGAGATGGAATAAAAGGAAGTACGTTTAATCTTTATGACCGTGGATTTGCTCTAGGTAATCTCCATAAAATGATAGAAGCGAAAGAATCTATTGCAGGAAGTGTTTCCTTTACGAAAGGACATAAAGGTTTATTTTTAGAGCCAACTCAAACGGTTAATTACGTAGAGTCTCATGATAATCATACGTTATGGGATAAACTAATCGTATGTAACTCACATGAATCGGATGAAATATTGAAAAAAAGACATTTACTAGCAACAGCTATGGTCTTGCTTTCACAAGGAATCCCCTTCTTGCATAGTGGTCAGGAATTCTTCCGAACGAAGCAAGGAGTTGAAAATAGCTACAAGTCTCCAGATGCGATAAATAAACTAGATTGGTCTAGAAAACATAAGTATTTGGAAGAAGTTGAATACATTAAAGGACTTATTGCTATTCGAAAAGCACATGGTGCATTTAGGTTTGACTCTACTGCACAAATTAGAAATCATTTAAAATTTTATGATGTACCTGAGGGAATTCTTATGTATTCTCTATTTAACGTAGAAAAATATGGGCCATGGTCATCCATTTTGGTAATTCATAGTAATTCTTGTCAAAGTAAAGAAGTGAAGTTGCCATGTCACGGAAATTGGTTTGTAGCCTGTAAGGGAAAGAAAGCCGGTATAGAACCACTTTTCACATTACAAGAAGCACAAGTTATAGTTGATCCTATTAGTACAATGGTGCTATTTGAGAAAGTAGGAAATCAATAA
- a CDS encoding diacylglycerol/lipid kinase family protein has product MKILFFIVNTAASNGKSLKVWRKLVIELDQRKVNYRSFNTKYPGHATELARQIAKMYGDKVAGIICVGGDGTMNEIVNGLVDHPEVKIGFIPAGTGNDFSRGYSLPKSHLDALKVILKRMNMPVRKYDVGKASFDQLKKSHGFVNSLGIGFDAEVSKLANESKIKKYLHQLGLGFLSYVVALMRLLFTYEVTNVTLTIDGNIYRFQNVWFVTISNQSYYGGGMKISPNARPNDGILNITVVHNISRLKLLAVFGSVFVGKHVLFKEVSSYTGEIIRVDSDKPLLIHVDGEQVAKSPVTVTIEKSRMSIIN; this is encoded by the coding sequence ATGAAAATATTATTCTTTATTGTCAATACTGCAGCTAGTAATGGGAAATCATTAAAAGTCTGGAGGAAATTGGTTATAGAGCTTGACCAGCGTAAAGTTAATTATCGATCTTTTAATACAAAGTATCCAGGTCATGCTACGGAGCTTGCCAGACAGATTGCCAAGATGTATGGAGATAAAGTGGCAGGAATCATTTGTGTTGGCGGGGATGGTACGATGAATGAGATTGTCAACGGACTCGTAGACCATCCAGAAGTGAAAATTGGTTTTATACCTGCTGGAACGGGTAATGATTTTTCAAGAGGCTACTCCTTACCAAAGTCTCATTTAGATGCACTGAAAGTGATACTAAAGAGAATGAATATGCCAGTGCGAAAATATGATGTTGGTAAAGCTTCTTTTGATCAACTAAAGAAGTCACACGGATTTGTGAACAGTCTTGGAATTGGTTTTGATGCAGAAGTTTCAAAGTTAGCAAATGAGTCAAAAATAAAGAAGTACTTACACCAATTAGGGCTAGGTTTTCTCTCTTATGTTGTTGCATTAATGAGGCTTCTTTTTACATATGAGGTAACAAACGTCACCCTCACTATTGATGGAAACATTTATAGGTTTCAAAATGTTTGGTTTGTCACAATTTCCAATCAAAGTTATTACGGTGGCGGTATGAAAATATCACCTAATGCTCGACCAAATGACGGTATATTAAATATTACTGTTGTTCATAACATATCTAGATTAAAACTCTTAGCTGTATTTGGAAGTGTGTTTGTGGGTAAGCATGTATTGTTTAAGGAAGTTAGCTCATATACAGGGGAAATTATTAGAGTTGATAGTGATAAGCCATTATTGATCCATGTAGATGGAGAACAAGTAGCTAAGTCACCAGTAACCGTTACGATTGAAAAAAGTAGAATGAGTATTATTAACTAA
- a CDS encoding cold-shock protein — MENGKVKWFNAEKGFGFIEREGADDVFVHFSAIQGDGFKTLEEGQSVSFDVEQGARGPQAANVQKI; from the coding sequence ATGGAAAATGGTAAAGTAAAATGGTTTAACGCAGAAAAAGGTTTTGGATTCATCGAGCGCGAAGGAGCAGACGATGTATTCGTTCACTTCTCAGCTATCCAAGGTGACGGATTCAAAACACTTGAAGAAGGTCAATCAGTTTCTTTTGACGTAGAGCAAGGTGCTCGTGGACCTCAAGCTGCTAACGTTCAAAAGATTTAA
- a CDS encoding nuclease-related domain-containing protein, with translation MGQLIKLQDYVSRYEIDIYRYPSQYIRLKKQQWNHVLTAWENGSLDSLSGFAQNKHEIYERFQTLKEDNKKSVLEPLKQLFSRVRKSEDESNLSDILLERPNTNEDEIDSDDFIASFQSTPNSIDELKIDFLENLFTFQMKWASSTIREVSFVDSAFKVDNDLKYFLQRFPDTYLVMYKPVFVLKHAPIEVDIILISPTTTWCITILEGERESVFLGSKERFWIERNGDKEKKVLSPLIGLNRMEKIVKKVFQLYEVDMPIKKVILNRTGYFDYPFPPYDVEFIEKRNYDGWFTNLRNLSSPLKHVQLKAAQALLMYCQTTCVTRTEWAVDDDK, from the coding sequence TTGGGTCAACTAATTAAATTACAAGACTATGTTTCCCGATACGAAATCGATATTTATCGATATCCTAGTCAGTATATTAGACTAAAAAAACAACAGTGGAATCATGTCTTAACTGCTTGGGAAAATGGATCATTAGATTCATTGAGTGGATTTGCTCAAAACAAGCATGAAATATATGAACGTTTCCAAACACTAAAAGAAGATAATAAGAAGTCTGTACTAGAACCACTTAAACAGCTTTTCTCAAGAGTACGTAAAAGTGAGGATGAGTCTAATCTGTCGGATATCCTTCTAGAAAGACCAAATACAAATGAAGATGAGATTGATTCTGATGACTTTATAGCCTCCTTTCAATCGACACCAAACTCTATAGATGAACTCAAGATTGATTTTTTAGAAAACCTCTTTACATTCCAAATGAAGTGGGCAAGTTCAACAATTAGAGAAGTATCCTTTGTTGATTCAGCGTTTAAAGTAGATAACGATTTAAAGTACTTTTTGCAGAGGTTTCCAGATACGTATTTAGTAATGTACAAGCCGGTTTTTGTGTTAAAACATGCCCCGATCGAAGTAGATATCATTTTGATTAGCCCAACGACTACTTGGTGTATCACGATTCTTGAAGGTGAAAGAGAAAGTGTGTTTCTTGGATCGAAAGAGCGCTTCTGGATAGAACGTAACGGGGATAAAGAAAAAAAAGTCTTGTCACCTTTAATAGGTCTTAATCGGATGGAGAAGATTGTAAAAAAAGTCTTTCAGCTTTATGAAGTGGATATGCCTATAAAAAAAGTCATTTTAAATCGGACGGGGTACTTTGATTATCCGTTCCCACCATATGATGTTGAGTTTATCGAAAAGCGCAACTACGATGGCTGGTTTACCAATTTAAGAAATCTGTCATCACCACTCAAACATGTCCAATTAAAAGCTGCGCAAGCTCTACTAATGTACTGTCAAACAACCTGTGTAACAAGAACTGAGTGGGCTGTTGATGATGATAAATAA
- a CDS encoding LrgB family protein, protein MNIAQAVCMIILTLILYSGMKVLYQKKPSPILVPIATTTLALILLLSLFNYSYEEYMTGGKWIDELLGPAVVALAFPLYQNRKLLKKYYIPIVAGVLSGSFISLLTGICMSIFIGLDKEIMLSILPKSVTSPVAMDIAGEIGGAPSLAAVYVMIAGIGGAVFGPSLLKRCGVTHYIGIGMGFGAAAHGIGTAKALEIGEREGAISSVSMILSAIFAAIFLPYVTLLL, encoded by the coding sequence ATGAACATAGCACAAGCAGTGTGTATGATCATATTAACTCTTATCCTTTATAGCGGAATGAAGGTCCTTTATCAAAAAAAACCTTCCCCTATTTTAGTTCCAATTGCAACCACAACCTTAGCTCTTATATTACTATTATCTCTTTTTAATTATTCTTATGAAGAATATATGACTGGTGGTAAATGGATAGATGAATTATTAGGACCAGCTGTGGTGGCACTAGCTTTTCCGCTGTATCAAAACAGAAAGTTGCTTAAGAAGTATTATATTCCTATTGTTGCCGGTGTCTTAAGTGGGTCATTTATCTCACTCCTTACAGGAATCTGTATGTCAATTTTCATTGGTCTCGATAAGGAAATAATGCTATCTATCTTACCTAAATCGGTTACTTCCCCAGTTGCTATGGATATCGCAGGAGAAATAGGTGGGGCGCCTTCACTTGCAGCAGTATATGTAATGATTGCTGGAATAGGAGGTGCGGTATTCGGACCGTCTCTATTAAAAAGGTGTGGTGTGACTCATTATATAGGAATAGGGATGGGATTTGGGGCTGCTGCTCATGGTATTGGTACGGCAAAAGCATTAGAGATTGGAGAGCGTGAGGGAGCAATTAGCTCAGTTTCCATGATATTAAGTGCTATTTTTGCTGCCATCTTTTTACCATATGTTACGTTGCTTCTTTAA